CAGTGACTATGGAGGACATGGAGGACATGACCCTAACAGAAGTGTTACTCAATGCCATTACGGACTAGGTAGGCCAGTAGCCCTATCCTCCTCCATTAATCGCTATGCTGCCTGCTGTCATCAACAACTAGTTTCAACGCCATACAGCTAGTCAAACGGATGCGAATGGAGAGAAAATAATAGTCATTACGGATGGGACGCCCGACGAGCAGATTGGCCTAACCGACGTAATCATTGATGCTTCTGAGGGGATGGAGCGAGAGCAAGAACGACCTATTTCTGTAATTCAAGTAGGGTCTAATCCGAAGGTTAACAAGTTCCTCAAGGTTAGGTGATTAGTTCAAGGGGATTAGGGTAAATTTTGACATTGTAGATACAGTTACCTTTGATGACATACAGGACATGACCCAAATTGAAGTATTCCTCAATGCTATTTTCGATTAAACATGTTTGTAACTGGGGGTCAAACTCATGGAATCAATAGATGACTTATTAGCTCAAGTCAAAGCGGAGTATGAAGAAAAAGAGATGGGATTGAAACCCCAAAAGGAGACTCTTTTTCAGGAACAAGAGTTTCAATCTCCACCACCCATTTCCCCGACGTATTACTCCCAACCCGTTCAGAATAATTTTCTCTCTTTAGCTGAGGAAAATTTATTAGCTGATGTTCGGGCTGAGTTTGAGGAAAGAGAGCAAGCAGAAGAACTTAAAAAGCAGCAACAACTAAGAGAAGAACAGCTCCGGAAAGAACAACAACTGAGAGAAGAACAAATCAAGGAAGAGCAGAAGCGTCAAAAGAAACGAGAGGCGCTGACTCAAGAAGCGACGAAATGGTTAAAAAAATTAAATCCTCGCTCAGAAGAAGGTTTGTGGTTTGAAGAATTTTCTTATTCCTATCCTTCTAAGTTAGATGCCGCGATTGATTATTTGACCGCCTTACGAGAAACTCATGGGTAAAAATTCATCCTGGAGTCGTATAGGCTTAGATTAGGAAACTGTGACCATCACGGGAGCTATATTCTCATTATGGGAGGTTCTATTGTGGAAGACCGTGACTATACATTAATCATTGATAAGAGCGGCAGCATGTCTACCCCGGATCAAGCGGGTGGAAGAAGCCGTTGGGACATTGCTCAAGAATCGACCCTGGCACTCGCTAGAAAATGTGAACAATTCGATCCAGATGGAATTACCGTTTACCTGTTTTCGGGTCGCTTTAAGCGTTACGAAAATGTGACGGCTAACAAAGTCGGTCAGATTTTTATGGAAAACGACCCGATGGGTACCACGGATCTTGCCAGCGTGTTGAAGGACGCTACCGATAATTACTTTCAGCGCAAGGCATCTGGAGATGTGAAGCCGAACGGAGAAACGATTTTAGTCATCACCGATGGGGAACCGGATGACCGTAAAGCGGTGATGAAGGTAATTATAGAAGCATCGCGGCATATGGAACGGGATGAAGAACTGGGGATTTCGCTGATTCAAGTGGGTAGCGATGTCACTGCCAGTCGTTTCCTCAAAGCACTGGACGATGAACTACAAGGTGCTGGTGCCAAGTTCGACATTGTGGATACAGTGACGCTGGATGACATGGAGAATATGACTTTGGCAGAAGTGTTGCTTAACGCCATCAATGATTAAGTTATTCGCAGGAGACTTTATATTGTGCAAGACCGTGATTACACTCTAATCATTGACAAGAGCGGCAGTATGTCCACTCCCGACCAAGCGGGTGGACGAAGTCGCTGGGAGGCAGCACAGGAATCTACCTTAGCGCTGGCCAGAAAGTGTGAACAATTCGATCCGGATGGGATTACTGTTTACCTGTTTTCCAGTCGGTTTAAACGCTACGACAATGTTACCTCTAGCAAGGTGGCACAAATTTTTCAAGAAAATGACCCGGCGGGTACTACCAACCTGGCGGCTGTACTCAAGGATGCGAGCGATCGCTACTTTCAGCGCAAAGCGGCTGGACAAACCAAGCCAGGTGGAGAAACCATATTGGTGATCACCGATGGGGAACCGGATGACCGCAAAGGCGTGATGGTCGCCATTGTGGAAGCCTCGCAACAGATGGAACGGGATGAAGAACTCGGAATTTCGATGATTCAAGTGGGTAATGACGCAACCGCAACTCAGTTTCTCAAGGCGTTAGACGATCAGTTGCAAGGGGTCGGAGCCAAATTTGATATTTGTGACGCAATTACGATGGATGACATGGCTGATCTATCTTTATCAGAAGTCCTGTTGAACGCCATCAACGATTAGGAGATGACCCCTAATGCAAGATGGCGAAAGTTTCCCACCATCCAGGTGAAAGGAGGGGGGAGTGGGGGATAAACACCTACAAAAAACTAGTGGATGATTTCTGCCCGTCTGCACAAGCTGGTTTCAGGGCGCAACGTAAAGAAAATTAATCATAGCCGAGGAGCCATCTCCTCGCTATTTTTTAGGTCACTGAGTTAAGAACTAACCCCCAGATTTAGGGTGAAACGCAAGTAGGGTTCCCCATATCTACACATCTAAGGGGGAAATCGGCGCGATCGGCTTTGCCAATGTCCGTCGGACAATCGCACAGCTTCATGATCTTCATTCGGATTTCCGCCCTCAGCCCTCCTCATGGAACAAGTCGGGAAATTTCACCTCCCCATTTTTTTCTCAAGGATTTAGCATATAGGGGTGACTGAACTGTACTATCCCTTACGCTCTTTAAGGGAGGGGAACTGGTTTAAGCTCATCTGCGGAGCCAGCTTTCAACACCTCCCTGCTGTCCGAAACCTCACCTTGGCTTACACCCTCGCCGGTGCTGATTGTATTGATGTCGCAGCTGACCCGGCGGTGATTGCGTCGGCACTAGACGCCTTACAAGTAGCCACTGAACTAGGTGAGGAAGCCCAAGTGCGAGGATTTGGATTCAATCACCGACCGTTGCTGATGGTGAGCTTAAATGATGGGGAAGACCCACATTTTCGCAAAGCCGAATTTGACCCGCAATTGTGTCCGGCAGACTGTCCTCGTCCTTGCGAAAAGATTTGCCCAGCACAAGCGATTGTTTTCCCAACCGCAAAACCGATCGCAGCCGGAGAACAGGGGAGCCAATTTACAGCCGGGGTAAGTTCTAAACTTTCACAGCACCAATCTCCAATTGGTAGCGAAAAAACACATGATTGGGCAGCGAATCCAAAATCAATCCCCCCTTTATCAAGGGGAGGAGAAAATCCAACATCGATTGAGGGCTTCTGTGGAGTAATCGACCAACGTTGCTATGGCTGTGGTCGCTGTCTGCCGATTTGTCCCAGTCAGATCATATATCCTCGCTCCTATGTTTTTGCTCCGGAGGCGATCGCACAACTGATTCTACCGGCTGGTGTTGACGCCCTAGAAATCCACACGAAAGTCGGGCACCTCACAGATTTTAAACGCTTATGGCAAGCGATCGCGCCGTGGGTAAATCGGCTCAAACTCTTAGCGATTAGCTGCCCAGATGGTGACGGTTTAATGGATTACCTCTGGGCGCTGCACGACCTGATTATGCCCCTACCCTGTCCCTTAGTTTGGCAGACTGATGGTCGTCCCATGAGCGGAGATATCGGCATGGGCGCTACTCGCGCGGCGGTCAAGCTTTCACAGAAAGTCCTCGCCGCGAGATTACCCGGATACGTCCAGCTAGCGGGGGGTACGAATGATCATACCGTCATGAAGTTAAGAGATGTTGGACTTCTGAATGAACAGGGAAGGAGAAATGACCCAGATCAACCCGTTAATCACATCCAAAATCCCAAATCCCATGTAGCGGGTATTGCTTACGGCAGTTACGCTCGTGTCCTACTTTCACCGATTCTAGAGAAATTAGAACAACCTAATGGGGAAGCCGCTGATGCCAATCTCATATCACTGCAAAACCAAAGCCTTGGATGCCTGGAAGAGTCCCCCAGGCTACTTTGGCAAGCAGTAGAAACTGCTCATTCTTTAGTTTCCCAGTTGAAAATATCTCAAAAACATGACCCCAACTCAGACAAAACGAAACCCGAACATTGAATAAACACAGATTTTCAAAACGCCCACCACTAAGAGCAGCCAATGCTGTTTTAATACGACCCTATGGTGTATTCCCACGAAATCAATCTATCCGATCAAAAAGTGCTATCTAATCAAGAATCATCGGTTGGACAAGAAAACATTACTTCACAAAGGATGCAGATTACAGACGACCTGCAAAAGTTGCTGGACATCTTACCCGAAGAAATTCGCTCAGTATTGGAGCAACACCCCCAGCAAGACCGTCTGATTGAAGTGGTCATGGATTTGGGTCGCTTTCCAGAAGTACGCTTTCCTCATGGGGCAGAGTACCTTTTTGAAACCCCAATCACTCAAGAACAAATTCATCATTGTGTTCAGCGCGTGGGACACTTTAGTGGAGATAACCGTGCGGGAATTGAGCGAACCCTGCACCGAATTAGCGCGATTCGCAACCGTCCCGGTGAAATTATTGGCTTAACCTGCCGTGTGGGTCGAGCGATTTTTGGCACCATCGGCATGATTCGTGACTTGGTGGAAACCGGTCAGTCGATTCTGATGCTGGGGCGTCCGGGTGTGGGTAAAACTACAGCTTTGCGGGAAATTGCCAGGGTATTGGCGGATGATTTGCATAAACGGGTTGTGATTATCGATACCTCCAACGAAATCGCAGGTGATGGAGATATTCCTCATCCAGCGATTGGTCGCGCTAGACGGATGCAAGTCGCACGCCCTGAACTTCAACATCAGGTGATGATTGAAGCGGTGGAAAATCACATGCCTGAAGTCATCGTGATTGATGAAATTGGTACGGAACTCGAAGCGCTGGCGGCTCGAACCATTGCAGAGCGAGGTGTGCAGCTCGTTGGAACGGCTCACGGCAATCGCATTGAAAACTTGATTAAAAATCCGACCCTTTCCGATTTGGTGGGCGGTATCCAGGCTGTGACGCTGGGAGATGATGAAGCTAGACGCCGAGGCTCTCAGAAAACGGTTTTAGAGCGTAAAGCTCCCCCAACCTTTGATATTGCCATCGAAATGCTGGAGCGGCAGCGCTGGGTTGTTCATGAGAGTGTTTCGGATACCGTCGATGACTTGCTGCGGGGTCGCCAACCGAATCCGCAAGTGAGAACGGTGCATGACAATGGGAAGGTGACGATTACCCGTGAATTTCCGACGGCACCCGTCGCCACGCCGCCGAATCGAGCTGGATTCTCTTCATTGCAGACGCAGACAAAATCAACGGGATGGCGCTCGTCTGGACAGATGAAACCTTTATCGCGTCCATTAGCAGAACCGTATTCCGAAAATCGCAACTTTGAACAGTTGCTCAATCAATCCTGGCAAGAACAAGATGACTTTGCCAATGGGGTGAGAATGCCTGGGCCGAATGGGGAAGATTTGCCGCTGCATATTTATCCCTATGGCGTCAGTCGCAATCAATTGGAGCAGGTGATTCGGGTGCTCAGTTTGCCGGTGGTATTGACCAAGGATATGGACAGTGCAGATGCGGTGTTGAGTTTGCGATCGCATGTTAAAAACCACGGTAAGCTGCGCTCTATTGCCAAAGCGCGTCATGTGCCGATTCACTCGGTGAAAGCGAGCACTATCCCTCAGATTACCCGCGCCTTGCGGCACATGTTGGATATGGACGATCCCAGTATGCCGGAGGTAACTGACTTACGCTTATTTACTCAAAGCGGCACTGAAGACGAAATCGAAGCACTCGAAGAGGCTCGCCTTGCGGTTGAGCAAATTGTACTCCCCAAAGGTCAACCCGTAGAGTTGCTGCCGCGATCGCCAAAAGTGCGTAAGATGCAGCACGAACTCGTCGAACACTATCGCCTCAAGTCCGATAGTTTTGGGGATGAGCCGAATCGGCGCTTGCGGATCTACCCCGCTTGAGGGAACTGGGTTGGAGGTTAGAAGGTTGGAGGTTAGAAGGTTGGAGGTTGAAGGTTAAAAAACTCGTTAACTTGGCAACTTTCAACCTAAAAAACCTTCTAACTTTCAACTTTTCTTCCAAATTCTGAAAAAAGGCTTGACACTTTGCGGGTACGAGCTGCTACCATAAGCAAGGTGACACCAGTGGGGCGTAGCCAAGTGGTAAGGCAGCGGGTTTTGGTCCCGCCATTCCTAGGTTCGAATCCTAGCGCCCCAGTCAGTTAGAGATAAGCAAGCGTTAAATGCCAATGATTTAGCTTCTCCGACCAGTAACAGATTGAAACGTTTCTGGGATTGCTGGAGCAATCAGGAGTAGCGTAATCTTTTTGTGAAGAGCGAATCGCAAGACATGAGCCGCTCGAAGTTAAGAAGTGCGGAAGGTGAACAGGTTCATGCGACCTATTTTTCATTGGCAGTCCTCCCTTATCGCTGTAGTTGGCGCGATTTCCCTGAGTCTCATCCAGGGAGCAACCACCGCCATACAAGCGGCTCAAACCGTTGTCGTGCGTCGTGGCACGTCCAGCCAATCTATCCCCTTGGCTGACCTTAAAACCCTAGCTGAAACCGGGAAAGCCTCATCCAGCCTCCAATCTTATGCACGAAGGTTGCGCCCTAAGGAACGAGAGACAGTTCTGTCCGCATTCCAAGCCAATTTCAACATGAACCCGGTAGCGGTGCGTAACTTCCTCGATACCCCAAGTGGTAACGTCCTGGTTTCAGCGCTGGCTAGCGCTACCTCTCGCTCTGATCGGGTGGGTGAGTTATTGGTGAAATCAGCACTCGTGTCGGGCGCTAAGGCTGCGAAAGGACTTTCTCTGATTAGTTTCATGGAAGCCTATCCCACCCCCAAACTGGAAATTAATCTGGATCGGGCGTTTCTGGTTGCTGAAAACTTTAATAAATCCTTTTGGCAATCTCAGGCGTTTATGGCGGCGATTGCTCCCCAACTGACCTCCCAACGTCCTCAGATTAATCTACCCTTTGACCCCACTCAACCTGGGAATGCCACCGTGCAGGTGTTGCCATTAAAGCTGAATGATCGGGAACGCAGCCGGGAAATTCCTGTGGATCTGTATTGGTCAACCCAATCCTCCCTCGATAAACCCATTATTGTCTTTTCCCACGGATTGGGTTCAGTTCGCACGGATTTGCGTTACCTAGCCCAGCATCTCGCCTCCTATGGCTATGTTGTCGTTGCCTTAGAACATCCGGGTAGCAACGAGACTCATGTGAAGCGAGCACTAACGCTGAAAGCTCCATTATTAGAAGCCCAAGAGTTTTTAAATCGGCCTAAGGATATTAGCTTTGTTCTGGATGAACTCCAATCGCTCAACCAAAAATCAGGAGTACTCCAAGGGAAACTCGCACCCAATCGCACCCTGATCGTTGGCTATTCGTTCGGAGGTTCTACTTCTCTATCCCTTGCCGGAGCAGAGTTACAGCTCACTTCGTTGAAACAAAGCTGCCCTGGAAATGTGCTGGCTAATAGTCTGGGAGAAAATGCCCAATGCTTTGCCAAGGGGCTTGCTGAGGAACGATACCAACTGGGCGATCCCAGAATAAAAGCGGCGATCGCACTTTCTCCTACCGCCTCTTTGCTGTTTGGTGAAACCGGCTTGAGTAAAGTTACCGTTCCCACCCTAATTACAGCCGCTTCCGCCGATAAAACGACGCCAATTTTACCGGAACAGGTGATACCCTTTGATCAACTCCCCTCTCCCAAATGGCTGGTTGGTTTTGTTGGTGCCACCCATTTGAGTGTGAAAGACCCCGACACGACGATTGCTCAGGCGCGTGAACCGAGTACTCTGTATAGTGGCGGTGAAATTGTCGGTGAGCAATCGGTTGAAGTTCGCAACTACGTAAAAGCGATCGTGCTGGCGATGGCGGCACAACTGACTGATGAGGCGAAGCAATACTCTATTTTTCTCACACCTGAGTATGCTCAGTTGATTTCCACTGAGCGCTTTCCCATGCGCCTAATTACTGAAATTCCCCCTCAAGCGGAGGCGATTCTCAACGATTTCGCCCAAAACAAATAAGCGCTTTGAACTTGTGGGTTATTGAAAAACAATCCTACAAAATGTGTTATTTGGCGACGTATCTTTCCTGTCTCCCGATTAATCTGGGCTATCAAAAAATATTTCTATGGCGTCACTAATCTGTTAGAAGATAAAGCTCATTCTTGGACACAGAGGAACTTATAGGCTCGTCAAGATTAAGTCCTCTAACGGTGTTTCTTGCTGTATTGGTTCAACATTTATTTCCTCTGTTTCCTTAGCTGAGTATCTTAATTTTCAGTCCCAATTTGATGAATATGGCCTTGGATATGAGTCGATTGAACTCTAATTTTGTGAAAGATTGGAGTCTCACGCTTGAAAAGCCAATAAGAGAGGATAGTCAGACTCGTCAGATAGTTGTTCTATAGTTGAGTCTTTTGTGAACTCGGACTCCCTTTCCAGTAATCTTTTCAGCTAGTCTGCATTCGTTGGGGAGTGTAATTGGCCATGAACTACCATCAAGGTGGTACTCTAATTTTTCCGGTGAGCCAATTCAGTCAACAATCCCTAGGGGACCAGCTAACGAACAGACAAGACAAAACTCTAGAATATCGTGATTAGACTCGTAAGGGGTGAGTCGTGAGCCAGATAAAAGACTGTCCCATGAGCAGAGTAAAATCGAGAAACTCAAGGTGATGCTAGAGGAGTGAAGAGCGCACTCAATTATCAGTCAAAAGCATACTCTATAAGCTCAGTTATCGCGACTGAGCTTTTTGCTTAGGACTTCCTTGGCGATGTCTTCTCCAATGCTTTCCCAAGACCAACGTTGTGCAGGAGTGGATGAAGCGCCATCATGTTCCATAACCCACCTGGAGTTCGTTCACCAAAAATTCATAACTTCTTTACACGTTCTTAATATTAAATTAATCGCTCCCTTATTCAGCTCAATACTCTCGGCGTGGGAAGTAGAGAAAAGATATTGTAGGGTTCGCTTTTCTCTGAGAAATGAGCAATCGTCACTTTTCACAAATTTTTCACACTCGATTGATAGGCTTTAATTGTTTCGGTAATCACCTATCTAAAGCTCTCCCTGTGGCAAGGGAGAGCATTTTTTGTGTCAAATTCTGAAAAACTAGACATTCTTACTTTATTTCACAAATTATTCACACTCGCTTAGTAGGCTTATAGATGAGTGTAGAAGTAGGCCCTCTTAACTGCCTCAAGAGGGCTTTTTTGTGACTATGTCGCTGCTCATTCCCTGATTGCAAGAGCTGGATGACCAGCACAAGCAGTCTACCAACGAACCCATCCCTCGGTTACAACTCCACAATCGTGTAACTGAATAAAATCGGAAATATTATCATCCAAGCCAATCCCAAATCTGTGGTGTTAATGCGCTCGATTTGACTACCATTACGGACAACAAGTGTCTGTTCATGTTGTCCACTGATACTGATAGCTCCCTTCTAGTGTTCTTTTGCGATTGCTTCTGTTCGACACGCTTCGCTAACGCTGGTGCCGTTAGCGTTCGCCTTTGGCGTTGTCGGCTCGTCGCTGGGTGCGAAGCAGCAAAGCGATAGCGCCGGGTTAGCGACGTTAGCTCTCGCGAGCCGTAGCGTCGGAACGAGCGTCGGCACTAGCATCGCTGATTGCCTAGGGTAAGTCTGATAGTAGCGTTATGAGTGCTTTGGCGAGATCGTGATACTGCTCTGGTGTGTTGTATAGCTGAGCCGAGACTCGCACCATTTGCTGGAATGGTGTAGTCCAGGGAATCACTGGCACCTCAATGTTGAAGCGATCGCACAATAAATCCTGTAGGACTGGCCATTCCCGTACTTGCCCTAGTGGCTCGTACCCAGACAACTCATGGGGTAATGGCACAACCGCCATTGAGCCAATCATTTCATCGGGACACGGGGGTGATACGCCTAATGCCTCACACAGCGATCGCCTCGCCCACAGTGCCTTTGTTCGATTGGTTTCCATCAATTGAGTCCATCCACCCGGCAGCAGGGAACCGAGGAACTCAATGGCTTCCGGGACGCACAAATAGGCGGTTGGATCGTCCGTACCCATCCAGTCAAACTCTAGTTGAAAAGGTGACTTATCTGTCCGGCGTGAGTTGGCACCGTGACTAATGGTTAAAGGACGAATCGCGGATTGGCGATCGCGTCGGACATAGAGAAATGCCGCCCCCTTCGGTGCACATAACCACTTATGGCAATTGCCTGTATAGTACGTAGCCCCAATCTCATGTAGGTTCAGGGGCAGCATTCCCGGTGCATGGGCACCATCAACTAGCGTATCCACATCCCGCGCCGTTAATTCATTGACCAACTGCTGGATGGGAAAGATTAACCCCGTTTTACTGGTGACATGATCCAACAGTGCTAGGCGGGTTTTCGCTGACACTCGCTCTATTACCGATTCAATGATCTGATCCGGTGACTCTAGGGGAAAGGGTATTGTTGCTATAACTACCGTCGCTCCGGTACGACTGGCTATAAAATCGAGAGCGTTACGGCAAGCGTTATATTCCTGGTTGGTTGTCAGTAATTCGTCTCCTGAGTTGAAGGAGAGCGACCTTAATACAGCATTGACTCCTGTTGTGGCATTGGGGACAAACACCAACTCATCTGCCTGTGCACCCACAAATGCTGCCAATGAGTGGCGTGAGGCATCAAGCAACGCTTCAAATTCCCGCATAAAAAAGCGCAAGGGTTGCCGTTCTAACTGCTCCCGCAATCGCTGCTGTGCGCGTTGGACTGGCAGAGGACAGGCACCATAAGAACCATGATTGAGAAAGGTTACAGATGGGTCAAGCGACCAGAACTTTTGGAAGTCCGAACCTTGAAGTTTGAAGTTTCTAGTTTCATCCTTCACACTTCATCTTTCACCTTTTGAGTCAACTCCCCAGGCCGGACTCGAACCAGCGACCAATCGGTTAACAGCCGACCGCTCTACCACTGAGCTACTGAGGATTGTGTAGCTAACGCTTCTCACGATTATCAATATTACCGATAACCCACATCATTTGGCAAGCCCCTCGGCAAAAATTAGTAAAAATACGGTTGGCACGCCCCTATCAATCTTGGTATGTAAGGTAAAGCTATGCTATTTGTGTCCTTCTGTCTCCTCACCTCCTATGCTGACGCATCACCGCAAACCCGTCTGTCTGTCCCTCGTGTCTACGGATCTGCCTGTTTGGTCTATGGTGGAAACAGCCGCTACGCTCTATCAAAAAGACCAAGAGCGATTTCACCTGCTGTTGAGCGAACCTATCCCACGGGAGTGGGAACCGGAACCGACAACGGTTGATCGAAGCCATAGGCCGAAGCCTAACAATCTTCGACTCTTGTGGATGGAAATTTCGCCCTACCGCGTAATTATGACGATGCAAGGCAATGGTAAATTGAGTTATCGTCACTTTTGGGAGCAAGGAGTGTATGGCGTCAACCGCTATTGGTTGCAAAGCGACTCTCTCCAAGGGCACGAGGGGTTTCGTCTGCGAAATTATACCCGGAGCTTGAAGCTAGAGGGTCGCCCTTTACCCCAACATCTGCGACTAGAATATGAACTCTGGGCAGAACGAGTTCAGTTGGGTCGCTATGTTTTGAATCTGGAGATTCATCACTAAGTAGGGCTTAGGGAATAGTGACGGGAAGTCTCCAGGAACAGGGACGGTTGAGCATCAAGCGTTAAGCGTATGAATTTGGGCTTGTGGGGTCTGACAACACTCAAGCCCACTCCAGTTACATCACTTTTAAGTTAATTCCCCTCCACCCACTCACAAATACTTCTGCAACAACAACCCCAACTTCTCCTTGGTTGCTGCCGGCACCTTATCCAGTTGCGTCAAAATTGCATACTTTAACGCCGAATGCGCCTCCGATGCTGGCGGATTCTCTGTCAGACGCCGCACCGTTTCTTGAATCACCTTCTGAGCATTGGTCGCATTGCGATGCAGATTGGCAATCACCATCTCCACCGTCACGCTGTCATGGTCGGGATGCCAACAATCATAATCCGTCACCAGCGCTAAGGTGGCATAGGCAATTTCTGCCTCTCGCGCCAGTTTCGCCTCTGGTAAATTCGTCATACCAATGATGGTTGCCCCCCAACTGCGGTAAAGATGGGACTCGGCTTTTGTGGAAAAGGCTGGCCCTTCCATGCAAACATAGGTACCCCCACGATGTAGTGTCACATTAGGTAACTCAAGACTGGCAACGGCATCAGCTAGAACCCCAGCAAGTTGGTGGCACACGGGGTCGCCGAATGCAATGTGAGCAACAATTCCATCTCCAAAAAAGGTAGAAATCCGGTTTTTCGTCCGGTCAATAAATTGGTCTGGCACAACCATATCCAAGGGTTTCGCCTCTTCTTTGAGGGAACCTACCGCTGACGCTGAGATCAAATACTCCACACCCACTTGCTTCATCGCATGGATATTGGCTCGGAAGGGCAACTCCGAGGGCATCAGGTGATGATTGCGACCGTGACGTGCTAAGAAAGCGACTCGCGTACCTTCGAGGGTTCCCACAATCAAGGCATCAGAGGGAGTACCAAAAGGTGTATCTAAGAACACCTCTTCCACATCTTTGAGGGCTTCCATTTTGTAAAGCCCACTACCGCCAATAATTCCAATCTTTGCCTGAACCATCGTCTTTGCCTTATGCCTTGCTGTAACGCCA
Above is a window of Microcoleus sp. AS-A8 DNA encoding:
- a CDS encoding VWA domain-containing protein; this encodes MGGSIVEDRDYTLIIDKSGSMSTPDQAGGRSRWDIAQESTLALARKCEQFDPDGITVYLFSGRFKRYENVTANKVGQIFMENDPMGTTDLASVLKDATDNYFQRKASGDVKPNGETILVITDGEPDDRKAVMKVIIEASRHMERDEELGISLIQVGSDVTASRFLKALDDELQGAGAKFDIVDTVTLDDMENMTLAEVLLNAIND
- a CDS encoding VWA domain-containing protein, encoding MQDRDYTLIIDKSGSMSTPDQAGGRSRWEAAQESTLALARKCEQFDPDGITVYLFSSRFKRYDNVTSSKVAQIFQENDPAGTTNLAAVLKDASDRYFQRKAAGQTKPGGETILVITDGEPDDRKGVMVAIVEASQQMERDEELGISMIQVGNDATATQFLKALDDQLQGVGAKFDICDAITMDDMADLSLSEVLLNAIND
- a CDS encoding 4Fe-4S ferredoxin → MTELYYPLRSLREGNWFKLICGASFQHLPAVRNLTLAYTLAGADCIDVAADPAVIASALDALQVATELGEEAQVRGFGFNHRPLLMVSLNDGEDPHFRKAEFDPQLCPADCPRPCEKICPAQAIVFPTAKPIAAGEQGSQFTAGVSSKLSQHQSPIGSEKTHDWAANPKSIPPLSRGGENPTSIEGFCGVIDQRCYGCGRCLPICPSQIIYPRSYVFAPEAIAQLILPAGVDALEIHTKVGHLTDFKRLWQAIAPWVNRLKLLAISCPDGDGLMDYLWALHDLIMPLPCPLVWQTDGRPMSGDIGMGATRAAVKLSQKVLAARLPGYVQLAGGTNDHTVMKLRDVGLLNEQGRRNDPDQPVNHIQNPKSHVAGIAYGSYARVLLSPILEKLEQPNGEAADANLISLQNQSLGCLEESPRLLWQAVETAHSLVSQLKISQKHDPNSDKTKPEH
- a CDS encoding AAA family ATPase encodes the protein MQITDDLQKLLDILPEEIRSVLEQHPQQDRLIEVVMDLGRFPEVRFPHGAEYLFETPITQEQIHHCVQRVGHFSGDNRAGIERTLHRISAIRNRPGEIIGLTCRVGRAIFGTIGMIRDLVETGQSILMLGRPGVGKTTALREIARVLADDLHKRVVIIDTSNEIAGDGDIPHPAIGRARRMQVARPELQHQVMIEAVENHMPEVIVIDEIGTELEALAARTIAERGVQLVGTAHGNRIENLIKNPTLSDLVGGIQAVTLGDDEARRRGSQKTVLERKAPPTFDIAIEMLERQRWVVHESVSDTVDDLLRGRQPNPQVRTVHDNGKVTITREFPTAPVATPPNRAGFSSLQTQTKSTGWRSSGQMKPLSRPLAEPYSENRNFEQLLNQSWQEQDDFANGVRMPGPNGEDLPLHIYPYGVSRNQLEQVIRVLSLPVVLTKDMDSADAVLSLRSHVKNHGKLRSIAKARHVPIHSVKASTIPQITRALRHMLDMDDPSMPEVTDLRLFTQSGTEDEIEALEEARLAVEQIVLPKGQPVELLPRSPKVRKMQHELVEHYRLKSDSFGDEPNRRLRIYPA
- a CDS encoding alpha/beta hydrolase, with the protein product MRPIFHWQSSLIAVVGAISLSLIQGATTAIQAAQTVVVRRGTSSQSIPLADLKTLAETGKASSSLQSYARRLRPKERETVLSAFQANFNMNPVAVRNFLDTPSGNVLVSALASATSRSDRVGELLVKSALVSGAKAAKGLSLISFMEAYPTPKLEINLDRAFLVAENFNKSFWQSQAFMAAIAPQLTSQRPQINLPFDPTQPGNATVQVLPLKLNDRERSREIPVDLYWSTQSSLDKPIIVFSHGLGSVRTDLRYLAQHLASYGYVVVALEHPGSNETHVKRALTLKAPLLEAQEFLNRPKDISFVLDELQSLNQKSGVLQGKLAPNRTLIVGYSFGGSTSLSLAGAELQLTSLKQSCPGNVLANSLGENAQCFAKGLAEERYQLGDPRIKAAIALSPTASLLFGETGLSKVTVPTLITAASADKTTPILPEQVIPFDQLPSPKWLVGFVGATHLSVKDPDTTIAQAREPSTLYSGGEIVGEQSVEVRNYVKAIVLAMAAQLTDEAKQYSIFLTPEYAQLISTERFPMRLITEIPPQAEAILNDFAQNK
- a CDS encoding aminotransferase class V-fold PLP-dependent enzyme; this translates as MKDETRNFKLQGSDFQKFWSLDPSVTFLNHGSYGACPLPVQRAQQRLREQLERQPLRFFMREFEALLDASRHSLAAFVGAQADELVFVPNATTGVNAVLRSLSFNSGDELLTTNQEYNACRNALDFIASRTGATVVIATIPFPLESPDQIIESVIERVSAKTRLALLDHVTSKTGLIFPIQQLVNELTARDVDTLVDGAHAPGMLPLNLHEIGATYYTGNCHKWLCAPKGAAFLYVRRDRQSAIRPLTISHGANSRRTDKSPFQLEFDWMGTDDPTAYLCVPEAIEFLGSLLPGGWTQLMETNRTKALWARRSLCEALGVSPPCPDEMIGSMAVVPLPHELSGYEPLGQVREWPVLQDLLCDRFNIEVPVIPWTTPFQQMVRVSAQLYNTPEQYHDLAKALITLLSDLP
- a CDS encoding S-methyl-5'-thioadenosine phosphorylase, with translation MVQAKIGIIGGSGLYKMEALKDVEEVFLDTPFGTPSDALIVGTLEGTRVAFLARHGRNHHLMPSELPFRANIHAMKQVGVEYLISASAVGSLKEEAKPLDMVVPDQFIDRTKNRISTFFGDGIVAHIAFGDPVCHQLAGVLADAVASLELPNVTLHRGGTYVCMEGPAFSTKAESHLYRSWGATIIGMTNLPEAKLAREAEIAYATLALVTDYDCWHPDHDSVTVEMVIANLHRNATNAQKVIQETVRRLTENPPASEAHSALKYAILTQLDKVPAATKEKLGLLLQKYL